A genomic window from Silene latifolia isolate original U9 population chromosome 11, ASM4854445v1, whole genome shotgun sequence includes:
- the LOC141614429 gene encoding uncharacterized protein LOC141614429, with the protein MCTWKEYEPSINSSWAWRKICQVKTIFHQLFYGNVGQLKGQYTIKQGYNFIRPDIEKVRWAALVTVRWMLPRHRFCMWLIAQERLLTQDRLKKMQIIPDNLCFLCGLGEEDHEHLFFRCEYSRKCRDLVHRWCPFQVPAEHCCDWWVKWRSRCLARKKVIAVVLAALMNNIWWCRNKCRVDMILFRPESLVRQIHNEVRLRLNSIRLGSKNSKALHWIDIICKN; encoded by the coding sequence ATGTGTACCTGGAAAGAGTATGAACCATCAATCAATAGTAGCTGGGCTTGGCGTAAAATTTGTCAAGTGAAGACTATTTTTCATCAACTCTTTTATGGCAATGTGGGACAACTGAAGGGGCAGTATACCATTAAGCAAGGATACAATTTCATTCGACCTGATATTGAGAAAGTCAGGTGGGCAGCATTGGTGACAGTTCGATGGATGTTGCCCAGACATAGGTTCTGTATGTGGCTCATAGCTCAGGAGAGGCTACTAACACAAGATAGGCTCAAGAAAATGCAGATCATTCCTGATAACCTATGCTTCCTGTGTGGACTGGGTGAGGAGGATCATGAGCACCTCTTTTTCAGGTGTGAGTATAGTAGAAAGTGCAGGGATTTGGTTCACAGGTGGTGTCCTTTTCAGGTGCCTGCAGAGCATTGTTGTGACTGGTGGGTAAAATGGAGATCACGCTGTTTGGCGAGGAAAAAAGTGATTGCAGTTGTTTTGGCAGCATTGATGAATAATATATGGTGGTGCAGAAACAAATGCAGGGTGGATATGATTCTCTTTAGACCCGAAAGCTTAGTCAGACAGATTCACAATGAAGTTAGGCTAAGATTGAATAGTATTAGACTTGGAAGTAAGAATAGTAAAGCATTGCATTGGATTGACATAATTTGTAAGAATTAG